Genomic DNA from Streptomyces sp. PCS3-D2:
GGTGAGGGCACCTACATCTTCGACGACAAGGGCAAGCGCTACCTCGACGGTCTCGCCGGCCTGTTCGTGGTCAACGCCGGTCACGGCCGCAAGGAACTGGCCGAGGTCGCCTACAAGCAGGCGCAGGAACTGGCCTTCTTCCCCGTGTGGTCCTACGCCCACCCCATGGCCGTCGAGCTCGCCGAGCGCCTGGCCGACTACGCCCCGGGCGACCTGAACAAGGTCTTCTTCACCACCGGCGGCGGCGAGGCCGTCGAGACCGCCTGGAAGCTCGCCAAGCAGTTCTACAAGCTGCAGGGCAAGCCCACCAAGTACAAGGTCATCTCGCGCGCGGTCGCTTACCACGGCACCCCGCAGGGCGCCCTGTCGATCACGGGTCTGCCGGCCCTCAAGGCTCCGTTCGAGCCGCTGGTGCCCGGCGCGCACAAGGTGCCCAACACCAACATCTACCGCGCCCCGATCTACGGCGACGACCCCGAGGCCTTCGGCCGCTGGTGCGCCGACCAGATCGAGCAGCAGATCCTCTTCGAGGGCGCCGACACCGTCGCCGCCGTCTTCCTGGAGCCGGTGCAGAACGCCGGCGGCTGCTTCCCGCCGCCGCCCGGCTACTTCCAGCGGGTCCGCGAGATCTGCGACGAGTACGACGTGCTCCTCGTCTCCGACGAGACGATCTGCGCCTTCGGCCGCCTCGGCACGATGTTCGCCTGCGACAAGTTCGGCTACGTGCCGGACATGATCACCTGCGCCAAGGGCATGACCTCGGGCTACTCCCCGATCGGCGCCTGCATCGTCTCGGACCGCATCGCCGAGCCGTTCTACAAGGGCGAGAACACCTTCCTGCACGGCTACACCTTCGGCGGACACCCGGTGTCCTCCGCCGTGGCCCTCGCCAACCTCGACATCTTCGACAAGGAAGGCCTCAACCAGCACGTGCTGGACAACGAGAGCGCCTTCCTGCAGACGCTGCAGAAGCTGCACGACCTGCCGATCGTCGGCGACGTCCGCGGCAACGGCTACTTCTACGGCATCGAGCTCGTCAAGGACAAGGTCACGAAGGAGTCCTTCACGGACGAGGAGACCGAGCGCGTGCTCTACGGCTTCCTCTCCAAGGCGCTCTTCGAGAACGGCCTGTACTGCCGGGCCGACGACCGCGGCGACCCGGTCATCCAGCTGGCGCCGCCGCTGACGGCGGACCAGGGCACCTTCGACGAGATCGAGGGCATCCTGCGCTCGGTGCTCACCGAGGCCTGGACCAAGCTCTGACCGGTCCCTAGACAGCCCTCGGGCACGACCGTCGGCCAGCCCGGGGCGCGACCGTCCGAACACCCGGCCCGGATCCTCCGTTCGAGTGAGAACGCGGGGGTCCGGGCCGCGTGCTGTCAGCATTCAAGCGGTTCATCTCTTTACATCTCATTGCGGCGCCAGTGACCGGAAGGGCTCCGTTTCGTTCCCTCGGACGGAGGTGTACGCCATGGTGGCCCCACCGGAGAATGCCCCGCCGGACAACGACGTGCTCTGGGCTCGGTCCCTTCACTACGCGCACGACGGTGCGCCCGCTCTCGTCGGTGTCTCCCTCGGAGTCCGCCAGGGCGAGATCGTGGCCCTGACCGGACCCCGCGGCAGCGGCAAGACCACGCTGCTGCGCTGCCTGTCCGGGCAGCTGCTCCCCTCCGAGGGCGAGGTCTGGTTCAACAGCGTCCCCGTGCACACCCTGGGAGAGCTGTCCCGCGAGCGCCTGCGGCGCGACCGCTTCGGCTGGCTCGGTCCCGAACCGGGGCTGTTGCCCGAGCTGAAGATCTGGGAGAACGCCGCCCTGCCGCTGCTGCTCGCCGGGGCCTCCCACCGCAGCGCCAAGCACGCCGCCTGCGCCTGGCTCGACCGGCTCGACATCGGTGCCCTCGCTCGCAAGCGTCCGGCGGCCCTGACCCGGGCCGAGTGCCAGCGGGTCGCCCTGGCCCGGGCCCTGGTCCACGTGCCCTCGGTGATCTACGCGGACGAGCCCACGGCCCCGCTGCACCGGGCCGACCGGGCCCTGCTCCTGCGGGCGCTCACCACCGCGGCCCGCTCCCACGGGATCACCGTGCTGCTGGCCACCGGCGACGAGGCCACGGCGGCCGTCGCGGACCGCCGTCTGCCCCTGGTCGACGGCCACCTCACGGTGGACACCTCCGCGTCCCCGCTCCCCGACACTCCGGAGGGCCAGGCAGCGTGCTCGCTCTCCGCCTAGCCCGCGGCTCCCGGCCCCTCGTCCAGCTGCGGCGGCTGCTCGTCGCCACCGCCTCGGCCGGGACCGGGTTCCTGCTGCTCTACGTACTCGCCGGAGCCACGGCCCGGCCCGCCGGATCGTTCCCCCGCCTGCTGTGGGCGCTGGTCCCGCTGGCCGCGACGGTTCACTTCGCCGTCGCCGTCGCCCGGGCCGACCCGGCCACCCGGCCCCGCGCGGGACTGGACGCCGCCGGACTGGGACCCGTACGCCTGGCCCTGACCGCCGCGATCTCCACGGCCGTCGCCTGCGCCCTGGGCAGCGCCCTGGCCCTGGCCCTCTTCCTGCACCTGCGCGGGGACCTCTCCGGCCTGCCGTTCGACGGCTCCGGCGCCCTGCTCCTGCACGCCGAGCAGCCGCTGCCCGTCGCGTCCGCCCTGACGCTGCTGGCCCTCGTCCCGCTGACGGCGTCGGCCGCCACCGTCCTCGCGCTGCGTCCGCACCGGCAGCTGGCTCCGCAGACCGCCCTGCCCTGGGGCATCGCGCTCACCGCCTGCGGGCTCGCCACCGAGGCCTACGCCGGCCGGAACGGCGGCGGGGTCCTCGCGGGCTGGACGCTGACCGCCGCCGGGCTCGCCCTCGCCGGACCCGGTCTGGCCTACGCCTGCGGAAGCCTGGTCCAGGCCGTCCGCCCGGGCGCGCTCCGGCTGCTGGCCGGACGGTCCCTGCAACGACAGGCCTCCCGTATCGGGCCGCCGCTGGGCGTGCTGTGCTCCGTGGCCGCCGGGGCCCTGACGGCCCTCACCCTGCGGGACCGGGGCGGACTCCACGTGCCGCTCGGTCCGCTGGCCTGGCCGGCCGCCGCCCTGGTGGCGCTGTGCGCCGCAGCGACCCTTCTCACATCCGCCGTGGAAAGCCGCCGGACCGAGTCCGCCGGACGCGGGGCGACGCCCGATCCGGCAGCCCCCGCACGGGTCCTGCGTACCGCGG
This window encodes:
- a CDS encoding ABC transporter ATP-binding protein: MVAPPENAPPDNDVLWARSLHYAHDGAPALVGVSLGVRQGEIVALTGPRGSGKTTLLRCLSGQLLPSEGEVWFNSVPVHTLGELSRERLRRDRFGWLGPEPGLLPELKIWENAALPLLLAGASHRSAKHAACAWLDRLDIGALARKRPAALTRAECQRVALARALVHVPSVIYADEPTAPLHRADRALLLRALTTAARSHGITVLLATGDEATAAVADRRLPLVDGHLTVDTSASPLPDTPEGQAACSLSA
- a CDS encoding aspartate aminotransferase family protein, which produces MGNPITVTQDLSKTAYDHLWMHFTRMSSYENSPVPTIVRGEGTYIFDDKGKRYLDGLAGLFVVNAGHGRKELAEVAYKQAQELAFFPVWSYAHPMAVELAERLADYAPGDLNKVFFTTGGGEAVETAWKLAKQFYKLQGKPTKYKVISRAVAYHGTPQGALSITGLPALKAPFEPLVPGAHKVPNTNIYRAPIYGDDPEAFGRWCADQIEQQILFEGADTVAAVFLEPVQNAGGCFPPPPGYFQRVREICDEYDVLLVSDETICAFGRLGTMFACDKFGYVPDMITCAKGMTSGYSPIGACIVSDRIAEPFYKGENTFLHGYTFGGHPVSSAVALANLDIFDKEGLNQHVLDNESAFLQTLQKLHDLPIVGDVRGNGYFYGIELVKDKVTKESFTDEETERVLYGFLSKALFENGLYCRADDRGDPVIQLAPPLTADQGTFDEIEGILRSVLTEAWTKL